From a region of the Thermoanaerobaculia bacterium genome:
- a CDS encoding ABC transporter permease: MRTRLLLTIPLILTIVRFGTLRSMTGTGEMTILFILAVLAPFLPLSRILRTRSTKKTRIGAVLLLLLLMIAIFAPVIALHPPNETYSLPECRYLSPLSFHTEENVKTFFPLGTDDFGRCVYSRLVYGSRVSLSIGILAMIIAVGLGAFWGATAGYLGGWADGVMMRIVDGLMAFPRLFLLILIVAVWPTQPSVLMVILVLGFLSWMEVSRLVRGQILSLKERDFILAARQMGASHFHILIRHLLPNASGPVMVDGTLRIGGTILVEAALSFLGLGVQPPTASWGNMIAGGQDALLDAWWMTTFPGLAIVVTVMSFFLLGEGFRDATQEDH; the protein is encoded by the coding sequence ATGCGAACTAGGCTTTTGCTTACGATTCCTCTGATCCTCACCATCGTGCGGTTCGGGACGTTGCGTTCCATGACGGGAACCGGTGAAATGACTATTCTTTTCATTCTTGCCGTCCTCGCTCCCTTCCTTCCCCTTTCCCGAATACTGCGGACCCGTTCCACGAAAAAGACCCGTATCGGTGCAGTCCTTCTGCTTCTGCTCCTCATGATCGCTATCTTTGCACCCGTGATTGCACTCCATCCCCCCAATGAAACCTATTCCCTGCCGGAATGCCGCTATCTTTCCCCCCTCTCTTTCCATACGGAAGAGAATGTGAAGACCTTCTTTCCTCTGGGAACGGATGACTTCGGACGCTGTGTCTATTCCAGGCTGGTTTACGGCAGCCGTGTTTCTTTGAGCATCGGAATCCTGGCCATGATCATCGCAGTCGGACTGGGGGCCTTCTGGGGAGCCACAGCCGGCTATCTGGGGGGCTGGGCGGATGGAGTCATGATGCGGATTGTGGATGGGCTCATGGCCTTTCCCCGCCTCTTTCTCCTCATTCTGATCGTTGCCGTCTGGCCGACACAGCCTTCTGTCCTTATGGTGATCCTCGTCCTGGGGTTCCTCTCCTGGATGGAAGTGTCCCGCCTGGTACGGGGGCAGATTCTGTCTTTAAAGGAGAGAGACTTTATTCTGGCTGCCCGGCAGATGGGAGCATCCCATTTTCATATTCTTATCCGCCACCTGCTTCCCAACGCCTCCGGTCCCGTCATGGTGGATGGAACACTCCGCATCGGGGGCACGATCCTGGTTGAGGCCGCATTGAGCTTTCTGGGTCTTGGCGTTCAGCCGCCCACCGCATCATGGGGGAACATGATCGCCGGAGGTCAGGATGCACTCCTGGATGCCTGGTGGATGACCACCTTTCCGGGCCTGGCCATCGTTGTAACC
- a CDS encoding ABC transporter permease produces MRRLTLRILSSFLLLWLVMTAVFFTVHLAPGDPTQIFFQPGISPEVREQLRVAYGLDRPLHIQYLQWLSSFVRGDFGMSYEHRRPVVSLIAETLPRTLALGGTALIIDFALGILLGILSAIQRNRWPDKIISSVSFVLYAVPGFWLGLMALLLFAYIVPIFPPSHMHRPGFQTLPLAAQVLDFLYHLVLPALILGISGAAATNRFMRQSMLETLAQPFIKTAKAKGLSRKRIIFRHALPNAILPMITLAGMALPFLVSGSLIIEVIFSWPGMGRLTYGAMMYRDYPLIIGTTFVAAVMVIIGNLLADLLYAVADPRVRHAN; encoded by the coding sequence ATGAGGCGTCTTACCCTTCGGATTCTTTCCTCTTTTCTCCTGCTCTGGCTGGTGATGACCGCCGTCTTTTTCACGGTTCATCTCGCCCCGGGAGATCCGACACAGATCTTTTTTCAGCCCGGTATCTCTCCGGAAGTCCGGGAACAGCTCCGGGTTGCCTACGGTCTGGACCGTCCCCTCCACATACAGTATCTCCAATGGCTTTCTTCCTTTGTCCGGGGGGACTTCGGAATGTCCTACGAGCATCGAAGGCCCGTGGTCAGCCTGATCGCCGAAACACTTCCCCGTACCCTGGCCCTGGGTGGAACCGCCCTGATCATCGATTTCGCGCTGGGGATTCTGCTGGGCATTCTTTCGGCGATCCAGAGGAACCGGTGGCCGGATAAGATCATTTCGTCCGTCAGCTTTGTTCTCTATGCGGTCCCGGGTTTCTGGCTGGGTCTCATGGCCCTTCTCCTCTTTGCCTATATCGTTCCCATCTTTCCACCTTCCCACATGCATCGGCCCGGGTTTCAGACCCTGCCCCTGGCGGCCCAGGTTCTTGACTTTCTCTATCACCTGGTTCTCCCCGCCCTGATCCTGGGAATATCGGGTGCCGCTGCGACGAACCGTTTCATGCGTCAGAGCATGCTGGAGACCCTGGCGCAGCCCTTTATCAAAACGGCAAAAGCCAAGGGGCTTTCACGAAAGAGAATCATCTTCCGTCATGCTCTTCCGAATGCCATCCTCCCCATGATCACCCTCGCTGGAATGGCTCTACCCTTTCTCGTGTCCGGCAGCCTGATCATTGAGGTCATCTTTTCCTGGCCGGGCATGGGGAGACTGACCTACGGTGCCATGATGTACCGGGACTATCCGTTGATCATCGGGACGACCTTCGTTGCCGCCGTCATGGTCATCATCGGCAACCTCCTGGCTGATCTTCTCTATGCCGTGGCCGATCCAAGGGTGAGGCATGCGAACTAG